From a single Apium graveolens cultivar Ventura chromosome 2, ASM990537v1, whole genome shotgun sequence genomic region:
- the LOC141698417 gene encoding uncharacterized protein LOC141698417: MYFDEDLDQGELSEGKCYRDKATLLLAFKRAHISTDRTYKMTKSNKEQLIVQCRAEGCNWRMRAAFMHNSGYWRINVNREEHRCLVDQPLQDHKKLSARMISQLVKPLVIDTPEIPIKTIIPLINNEHNHIVGYKKAWRGKQIAIEEVYGSWATTYQALPMFLAAIKKTNAGTIAEIDAVPHVQEWGTSVCKRIFWCLKAMMDGWQHARPVISIDDSNNHPFPLCYGLVDEETYENWSWFLQRIRRHVCRQKTGVCIISDRAASILSAVRDPQNGFAEPLGIHRFCLLHVRSKFCHHHPGGELKKLMWTTGTTTQVSKHDAYMARIGEISPLSLTILQEYPFRGGHFPTIMVFVMVKRPPTCLRVSTKT, encoded by the exons ATGTATTTTGATGAAGACCTTGATCAGGGGGAACTGAGTGAAGGAAAGTGTTACCGTGACAAAGCAACCCTGTTGTTGGCATTCAAGCGTGCTCATATTTCCACAGATCGTACATATAAAATGACAAAGAGTAACAAAGAACAACTCATTGTTCAGTGCCGGGCTGAGGGCTGTAACTGGAGGATGCGAGCTGCTTTCATGCATAATTCTGGTTACTGGAGGATAAATGTCAATAGAGAGGAACACAGATGCTTGGTTGATCAGCCGTTGCAAGATCACAAGAAGCTATCTGCAAGGATGATTTCGCAGCTTGTCAAACCACTT GTGATAGATACACCAGAAATCCCCATTAAAACCATTATCCCTCTTATCAACAATGAGCACAACCATATAGTGGGGTACAAGAAAGCGTGGCGAGGCAAACAAATAGCCATTGAGGAAGTCTATGGAAGTTGGGCTACAACTTATCAAGCTCTTCCCATGTTTCTTGCAGCCATCAAGAAGACAAATGCTGGAACCATTGCTGAGATTGATGCCGTGCCACATGTTCAGGAATGGGGCACGTCCGTTTGCAAGCGAATCTTTTGGTGTTTGAAGGCAATGATGGACGGGTGGCAACATGCACGTCCTGTAATTTCAATAGACG ATTCGAACAACCACCCTTTTCCCCTTTGCTATGGTTTGGTTGATGAGGAGACGTACGAGAACTGGTCTTGGTTTCTGCAACGTATTCGGAGACATGTCTGTCGCCAAAAGACCGGCGTGTGCATCATCTCTGATCGAGCAGCCAGTATTCTTTCTGCAGTAAGAGACCCTCAAAACGGATTTGCTGAGCCATTAGGCATCCATAGGTTCTGTCTACTGCATGTCCGAAGCAAATTCTGCCATCATCACCCTGGCGGTGAACTAAAGAAATTGATGTGGACAACTGGCACAACCACACAAGTATCCAAGCATGATGCATACATGGCAAGGATTGGTGAAATTTCCCCCCTATCCTTGACTATCTTGCAAGAATACCCGTTCAGAGGTGGACACTTTCCCACGATAATGGTGTTCGTTATGGTCAAACGACCACCAACATGTTTGAGGGTTTCAACGAAAACATAA